Proteins co-encoded in one Arachis hypogaea cultivar Tifrunner chromosome 13, arahy.Tifrunner.gnm2.J5K5, whole genome shotgun sequence genomic window:
- the LOC112735504 gene encoding uncharacterized protein produces MIISCWNVRGLRGDGKLGMVKALKQKYKLNLLGLIETKRVVLTKYDVARLWGNGSVGWEFVESIGSVGGLVLMWDEVEFNVQHCHKGERWLCVVGVVTKTNFICAVCLVYGAHGREKKRGVWEELSYIAGLCQVPFCFLGDFNEILQVEERQGGTSLPASADEFQRWVHDMQLIDLPLTDRKYTWFQGRSCSRIDRVLVSVEWAEKYPDIRLRGGPRGCLITVR; encoded by the coding sequence ATGATTATAAGTTGCTGGAATGTTAGGGGGTTGAGAGGGGACGGAAAATTGGGTATGGTGAAAGCTTTGAAGCAGAAGTATAAGTTGAACTTGCTAGGGTTGATTGAAACTAAAAGAGTGGTGCTTACTAAATATGATGTTGCAAGGCTGTGGGGTAATGGGTCTGTTGGGTGGGAATTTGTGGAGTCGATAGGGTCGGTTGGGGGGCTTGTACTGATGTGGGATGAGGTAGAATTTAATGTACAACATTGTCATAAAGGTGAACGGTGGTTGTGTGTGGTAGGGGTGGTAACAAAGACTAACTTCATTTGTGCTGTTTGTTTGGTGTATGGAGCACATGGGAGGGAGAAGAAGCGAGGGGTGTGGGAAGAATTGAGCTATATTGCGGGTTTATGTCAGGTCCCATTTTGCTTTTTAGGGGACTTTAATGAAATTTTGCAAGTAGAGGAGCGACAAGGGGGGACTAGTTTGCCGGCGTCAGCGGATGAGTTTCAGCGGTGGGTGCATGATATGCAGCTGATAGATCTACCCCTTACTGATAGAAAGTACACATGGTTTCAGGGTAGGTCCTGCAGTCGAATTGATAGGGTGTTAGTTAGTGTTGAATGGGCTGAGAAGTACCCGGACATTCGGCTAAGAGGGGGTCCGCGGGGTTGTCTGATCACTGTCCGTTGA
- the LOC112733840 gene encoding uncharacterized protein At4g38062, with product MDKVYEELDEVKAEVDRLKAELRAKTDSLENLKKSHNAQVNQIQEARLKAEEWKHELLRKEDEIAEANQACQDLKGDLNKKESVIKHLSAANDKLRADCNEKLKKWEDEKRDLLLTLEESNEKAENREQQINLCRQEIERLEGYLAVSNKKGSESQKGLRASTELRERNDMLQKLEEEKRKVEDQLKWKKEQFKHLEEAHQKLKENFRSNKKDWDMEKSTLLDEISSLQEKLDSQIRISDDLKHQLQTCHQALAHVESQKKRLQVEVSDLKARLDDASSEYQDAKSELDCLSSRLEKDIGELRYALKTKDAYLRESKYRIEKLEQENQELRIPLKELQEAQIQEAGATYSQSKLRSKLKNLEQAHKECASTLQVKEAEWKSQLEKLAKDLNSYEFELETKVAATEELKKELERSQSLNIEMELLNEEMSVMLLVLRQGISEAQLNLANYKEEMDVMNRKREEKVLQLMKELEIKEAALISVQKAMNVERERAACLMKQVESFGVSKELQHPLEDELDRHMEMLEESNICQLILKDKVMEMECELKDQLKEVHDALDSANVELDETISVRNEMEFELQIWMSIVERLKNDLEENHIVRRELETSLLTQVDVAESLKQEKDILVYKLEEQEMRIDQLNQELKVRKEVTSEMDAIIQLEHVKELNHQMETKVQYSDDVIQKLMIENRNLMENVTRLSLERKNLLQFVQGLGDKINEFSTVDSQLMEMLKTMAQSFENDGQGGILISKKDDHFFVNENMLIHSPTSRKKLEVTSDIRSPFKEVNN from the coding sequence ATGGACAAGGTTTATGAAGAGCTGGATGAAGTTAAAGCTGAAGTTGATAGACTCAAGGCAGAACTAAGAGCCAAGACAGATTCACTTGAGAACTTGAAGAAATCTCACAATGCACAGGTCAACCAGATTCAAGAAGCAAGGCTCAAAGCTGAGGAGTGGAAACATGAACTGCTTCGAAAGGAGGATGAGATTGCGGAGGCAAATCAGGCTTGCCAAGATCTCAAGGGGGATTTGAATAAAAAGGAGTCCGTCATCAAACATCTCAGTGCTGCAAACGACAAGCTTCGAGCCGATTGTAATGAGAAGCTTAAGAAGTGGGAAGATGAGAAAAGGGATTTGTTATTGACCTTAGAGGAATCAAATGAGAAGGCGGAGAACCGTGAACAACAGATTAATCTATGCAGGCAAGAGATTGAACGCCTGGAAGGCTATCTTGCAGTTTCAAACAAGAAGGGTTCTGAATCGCAGAAAGGCCTAAGAGCTTCCACAGAGCTAAGAGAAAGAAATGACATGTTACAGAAGTTAGAAGAGGAGAAGAGGAAGGTGGAAGATCAATTGAAGTGGAAGAAGGAACAGTTTAAGCATCTAGAAGAAGCACATCAAAAGCTCAAAGAAAACTTCAGGTCCAACAAGAAAGACTGGGACATGGAAAAATCCACATTGCTTGATGAGATTTCTTCACTGCAAGAAAAGTTAGATTCTCAGATCAGAATTTCTGATGATCTAAAACATCAGCTACAGACATGCCACCAAGCCCTTGCTCATGTAGAAAGCCAGAAAAAACGTCTGCAAGTTGAGGTTTCAGATTTAAAGGCACGGCTAGATGATGCTAGTAGTGAGTACCAGGATGCTAAGTCAGAGCTTGACTGCTTAAGCTCTCGACTTGAAAAAGATATTGGAGAGTTGAGATATGCACTGAAAACAAAAGATGCATATCTTAGAGAATCAAAGTACAGAATTGAGAAGCTCGAGCAAGAAAACCAAGAGTTAAGAATTCCCCTCAAGGAACTACAGGAAGCTCAAATTCAAGAAGCTGGAGCTACATATTCTCAGTCAAAGCTGCGGTCAAAGCTAAAAAACTTGGAACAAGCTCATAAAGAGTGTGCTTCAACTCTTCAGGTTAAAGAAGCAGAATGGAAATCTCAGCTAGAGAAACTGGCTAAGGACCTGAATAGCTACGAGTTTGAGTTGGAAACCAAAGTTGCAGCAACAGAAGAGCTGAAGAAGGAGTTGGAAAGATCTCAATCTCTGAATATTGAGATGGAGTTGCTGAATGAAGAGATGTCTGTGATGCTGCTAGTGTTAAGACAgggaatttctgaggctcaatTGAACCTTGCCAACTATAAGGAAGAGATGGATGTAATGAacaggaagagagaagagaaggttCTGCAACTGATGAAGGAGTTGGAGATTAAAGAAGCTGCTTTAATCAGTGTCCAGAAAGCGATGAATGTAGAGCGCGAGAGAGCAGCGTGTCTAATGAAGCAGGTTGAGTCCTTTGGAGTCTCCAAGGAACTTCAGCATCCGCTTGAAGATGAACTTGATAGGCACATGGAAATGTTGGAGGAATCAAACATATGCCAGCTAATCCTTAAAGATAAGGTCATGGAGATGGAATGTGAATTGAAAGACCAGCTTAAAGAAGTTCATGATGCTTTAGACAGTGCAAATGTTGAATTGGATGAGacaataagtgtgagaaatgaaATGGAATTCGAGTTGCAGATATGGATGTCGATCGTTGAACGTTTGAAGAATGATCTTGAAGAGAACCACATAGTGCGCAGGGAACTGGAAACTTCACTTCTCACACAAGTAGATGTTGCTGAAAGCCTCAAGCAAGAGAAAGATATCTTGGTCTACAAGTTGGAGGAGCAAGAGATGAGAATAGACCAATTGAACCAAGAGCTGAAAGTAAGGAAGGAAGTTACCTCAGAAATGGATGCTATAATACAGTTAGAACATGTGAAGGAATTGAATCATCAAATGGAGACAAAGGTGCAATACTCAGATGATGTGATTCAGAAACTCATGATTGAGAATAGAAATCTGATGGAAAATGTCACAAGATTGTCATTAGAAAGGAAAAATCTGTTGCAATTTGTTCAGGGATTGGGGGATAAAATCAATGAGTTCTCCACTGTAGACTCTCAATTAATGGAAATGCTCAAGACCATGGCACAATCTTTTGAGAATGATGGTCAAGGAGGAATATTAATTTCAAAGAAGGATGATCATTTCTTTGtaaatgaaaatatgttaatTCATTCTCCTACAAGTAGAAAGAAACTTGAAGTCACCTCTGATATAAGATCACCCTTTAAGGAGGTCAACAATTAG
- the LOC112733841 gene encoding kinesin-like protein KIN-14B encodes MAEHKNRWSWDVTGFEPWKSSPSSSPPVDQGDRKPTAPLVRRYSVSPSSVLPPQSKQSTASKVQRLQEKLKLAKEDHLQLRHEVSELQEYSNAKLDRVTRYLGVLAEKTRKLDQVALETEARISPIINEKRRLFNDLLTSKGNIRVFCRTRPSFEDEGPSVVEFPDDYTIRVNTGDESLSNTKKDFEFDRVYGPHVGQAELFNDVQPLVQSALDGYNVSIFAYGQTHSGKTHTMEGSSYDRGLYARCFEELFDLANSDTTSTSQYKFGVTVCELYNEQTTDLLLESGKSMPKLCFGSPECFVELVQEKVDNPLEFSRSLKAAFQSRGNDLSKINVSHLIVTIHIFYNNMITGENSYSKLSLVDLAGSEGSITEDDSGERVTDLLHVMKSLSALGDVLSSLTSKKDVIPYENSVLTNLLADSLGGSSKTLMIVNVCPNFSNLSETLLSLNFSTRARNAVLSLGNRDTIKKWRDIANDARKELYDNEKEIHDLKQEGLRLKQALKDANDQCVLLFNEVQKAWKVSSALQTDLKSEHILLSDKHKIEKEQNSQLRNQVAQLLELEQDQKLQIQQQDSTIQTLQDKIKTLETQLNEAVKLSKTRSTSASEPESEALPNTRPTADAVDSSAVTKKLEEELKKRDALIERLHEENEKLFDRLTQKTSAAQSPQLSSPLSRGLVNVQPQDIGRNGTSNNTRSRSVDVPPPSLATDKNDGTVALVKSGSEVVKTTPAGEYLTTALNDFDPDQYDGHAAISDGANKLLMLVLAAVIKAGASREHEILAEIRDAVFSFIRKMEPKRVMDTMLVSRVRILYIRSLLARSPELQSIKVLPVECFLEKPNTGRSRSSSRASSPGRSPVRYVDEQIQGFKVNLKPDRKSKFSSVVLKIRGIDEDIWRQQVTGGKLREITEDAKSFAIGNKALAALFVHTPAGELQRQIRSWLAENFDFLSVTANDASGGSTGQLELLSTAIMDGWTAGLGAAMPPQTDALGQLLFEYSKRVYSSQLQHLKDIAGTLAMEEAEDAAQVAKLRSALESVDHKRRKILQQMRSDVALLTLEKGGSSIQNPSTAAEDARLASLISLDGIIKRVKDITKLSSVNILSKSKKRTFLASLDELTEQMPSLLEIDHPCAQRNIAEARRMVESIPEEDDSVQDLQHARRLSMDPGSGSEIDVAQWNVLQFNTGTSSPFIIKCGANSSSELVIKADARVQEPKGGEIVRVAPRPSILENMSLDEMKQIFAELPESLSLLALARTADGTRARYSRLYKTLASKVPSLKDLVNELEKGR; translated from the exons ATGGCGGAACACAAGAACCGCTGGAGCTGGGATGTCACCGGATTCGAGCCTTGGAAGTCCTCGCCGTCGTCCTCGCCGCCGGTCGATCAAGGCGATCGGAAACCTACTGCGCCACTTGTGAGGCGCTACTCCGTTTCGCCCTCGTCTGTTCTTCCTCCGCAGTCAAAGCAGTCCACGGCATCCAAGGTTCAGCGCCTGCAGGAAAAGCTCAAG CTTGCTAAAGAAGACCATTTGCAGCTCAGACATGAAGTGAGTGAACTTCAAGAATATTCAAATGCAAAACTTGATCGAGTTACACGATATCTTGGTGTTCTTGCTGAGAAAACCCGAAAGCTAG ATCAAGTTGCGCTTGAAACTGAAGCAAGAATATCTCCAATAATCAATGAGAAAAGGAGATTGTTCAATGATTTATTGACATCTAAAG GAAATATTCGAGTATTTTGCCGGACAAGGCCGTCATTTGAAGATGAAGGTCCCTCAGTTGTTGAATTTCCAGATGACTACACAATTCGTGTAAATACTGGTGATGAATCTTTGTCCAATACAAagaaagattttgaatttgaccGGGTCTATGGACCTCATGTTGGACAAG CTGAATTATTCAATGATGTTCAACCACTGGTGCAGTCAGCTTTGGATGGATATAATGTTTCCATATTTGCATATGGACAAACCCATTCTGGAAAGACACATACTAtg GAAGGATCAAGCTATGATCGAGGTTTATATGCACGATGTTTTGAGGAGTTGTTTGATTTAGCCAATTCAGATACAACCTCTACTTCTCAATATAAATTTGGCGTTACAGTTTGTGAGCTCTACAATGAACAG ACAACAGACCTGCTTTTGGAGTCAGGAAAAAGTATGCCTAAACTCTGCTTCGGATCACCTGAATGTTTTGTAGAACTGGTTCAGGAAAAAGTTGACAACCCTCTGGAGTTCTCTAGGTCTTTGAAAGCCGCATTTCAGAGTCGAGGAAATgatttatcaaagattaatgtatCTCATTT GATTGTCACAATACACATATTTTACAACAATATGATCACCGGTGAAAATTCATATAGCAAACTCTCTTTGGTTGACTTGGCTGGAAGTGAAGGTTCAATAACAGAAGATGATAGTGGTGAGCGTGTCACAGATTTGCTGCATGTTATGAAGTCACTTTCAGC atTGGGTGATGTTTTATCTTCTTTAACATCAAAGAAGGATGTCATTCCTTACGAAAATTCTGTGTTAACAAACCTCCTTGCTGATTCACTTG GGGGGAGTTCAAAAACCTTGATGATTGTTAATGTGTGTCCAAATTTTTCAAACTTATCTGAGACATTATTATCTCTCAATTTCTCTACCAGAGCTCGAAATGCTGTATTAAGTCTTGGGAACCGAGATACAATAAAGAAGTGGAGAGACATT GCAAATGATGCCCGTAAGGAGTTGTATGATAACGAAAAAGAAATCCATGACCTGAAGCAAGAGGGTCTGCGGCTCAAGCAAGCACTTAAAGACGCAAATGATCAGTGTGTTTTACTCTTCAATGAAGTACAGAAGGCGTGGAAAGTTTCTTCTGCTTTGCAGACAGATTTGAAG TCAGAGCATATTTTGCTGTCGGATAAACATAAGATAGAGAAAGAACAAAATAGTCAGCTTCGAAATCAAGTTGCTCAACTGTTAGAGTTGGAGCAAGATCAGAAGTTGCAGATACAACAGCAAGATTCAACAATCCAAACTTTGCAG gataaaattaaaaccCTTGAAACTCAACTTAATGAGGCTGTTAAGCTGAGCAAAACTAGGTCAACTTCTGCCTCAGAACCAGAATCTGAAGCCCTGCCCAATACCAGGCCAACTGCAGATGCTGTGGATTCTTCTGCAGTAACTAAAAAACTAGAAGAGGAACTCAAGAAACGTGATGCTCTTATTGAG AGGTTGCATGAGGAAAATGAGAAACTGTTTGATAGATTAACTCAGAAAACATCTGCTGCTCAATCACCTCAG CTGTCAAGTCCATTATCTCGGGGATTGGTTAATGTTCAGCCTCAAGATATCGGGAG GAATGGAACCAGCAACAATACAAGATCTCGTTCTGTGGATGTCCCTCCTCCATCTTTGGCCACTGATAAGAATGATGGCACAGTTGCTTTGGTTAAATCTGGCTCCGAAGTAGTTAAGACTACCCCTGCGGGTGAATATCTTACTACCGCCCTGAATGACTTTGATCCAGATCAATATGATGGGCATGCTGCCATTTCTGATGGTGCAAACAAGCTTTTGATGCTG GTGCTTGCTGCTGTCATCAAAGCTGGTGCCTCTCGAGAGCATGAGATACTTGCTGAAATTAGGGATGCTGTTTTCTCTTTTATCAGGAAAATGGAACCGAAGCGAGTAATGGACACCATGCTTGTTTCCCGTGTTAGAATCCTGTATATAAGATCTTTGCTTGCCAGATCTCCAGAGTTACAATCAATTAAG GTCTTGCCAGTTGAGTGCTTTCTTGAGAAGCCTAATACTGGACGCAGCAGAAGTTCCAGCCGGGCGAGTAGTCCTGGAAGGTCTCCTGTGCGATATGTTGATGAGCAGATCCAAGGATTTAAAGTGAATCTAAAGCCAGATAGGAAGTCCAAATTTTCATCTGTTGTGTTGAAGATACGTGGGATTGATGAG GACATATGGAGACAGCAGGTAACTGGTGGAAAGCTTAGGGAAATTACCGAGGATGCCAAAAGTTTTGCTATTGGAAATAAGGCTCTTGCTGCGCTTTTTGTCCATACCCCAGCAGGTGAGCTGCAGCGCCAAATTAGATCCTGGCTTGCAGAGAACTTTGACTTCCTATCTGTTACTGCAAATGATGCTTCGGGGGGATCAACTGGTCAGTTGGAACTTCTTTCAACTGCAATAATGGATGGTTGGACGGCTGGACTTGGTGCTGCTATGCCTCCCCAGACTGATGCCCTTGGCCAGCTATTATTTGAATATTCAAAACGTGTCTATTCTTCTCAACTACAACACTTGAAG GATATTGCTGGTACCTTGGCAATGGAAGAGGCTGAAGATGCGGCACAAGTAGCGAAGCTGCGTTCGGCTCTAGAGTCTGTTGATCACAAAAGAAGAAAG ATTCTGCAGCAAATGAGAAGTGATGTGGCTTTATTGACATTGGAAAAGGGCGGTTCATCTATTCAAAATCCTTCTACTGCAGCCGAGGATGCACGATTAGCATCTCTCATTTCTCTTGATGGCATAATAAAGCGAGTCAAG GATATAACGAAACTTTCTTCTGTGAACATCTTGAGCAAAAGTAAGAAAAGAACATTCTTGGCTTCTCTTGACGAACTAACAGAACAGATGCCTTCACTCCTTGAGATTGACCATCCATGTGCTCAGAGGAACATAGCAGAAGCTCGTCGAATGGTTGAG TCAATTCCAGAAGAAGATGACTCCGTTCAAGATCTACAACATGCTCGTAGGTTATCAATGGATCCTGGCTCTGGGTCCGAAATTGATGTAGCACAGTGGAATGTGCTACAATTCAATACAGGCACTTCCTCACCATTTATAATCAAATGTGGAGCAAACTCTAGTTCAGAACTAGTCATTAAAGCTGATGCACGAGTTCAGGAACCTAAAGGTGGTGAGATAGTGAGGGTTGCCCCTAGACCATCCATACTGGAAAATATGAGTTTGGATGAAATGAAACAGATATTTGCAGAACTACCTGAGTCTCTAAGCTTGCTTGCCCTAGCAAGAACAGCAGATGGTACGCGAGCCCGGTATTCTAGATTATATAAGACCTTGGCTTCAAAGGTTCCATCACTTAAGGATCTGGTCAATGAACTTGAAAAGGGGCGGTGA
- the LOC112735505 gene encoding protein FAR1-RELATED SEQUENCE 5-like: MDIEGEATYFESDEGGQNMNETLENVSCTCACCGSSRYCGVLTIEDIRNHSWMTADAAYECYVSYAKSVGFGVRKGDAARGKDGNYTRRRFFCNKAGYREEKYYNNSNRKREHKAETRTGCEAKLSIYLDESSSVWRVRKLVEEHNHELIPQCLVHLIPNHRRLTDANKAQTDTMIMHGLPTSQIMGYLVGQAGGYHRVGFSKKDLDNYIERSRRARIIGGDSNATIGYLSGKADLDPMAMARYSSTPEDRLGNLFWADGMSKADYQLFGDVLAFDTTYRKNKYKKPLVIFSGSNHHRQTCIFGFAVLEDESGPTYTWLLKNFLDVMLGKSPTVVVTDGDEGMKEGIANAFPNATHRLCGWHLQKNATSNIKDPTFCAEFKKCMYGKWHPDEFELRWAKMVDTFGLQNNEWVNIQYARKKNWASSYLMDKFCAEFRTTSRCEGINNYVKTFINSCHCLLDLVTNIEGRIWD, from the coding sequence ATGGATATCGAAGGAGAAGCAACTTACTTTGAAAGTGACGAGGGAGGCCAAAACATGAATGAGACACTGGAGAATGTGAGTTGCACATGTGCATGTTGTGGAAGCAGTAGATATTGTGGTGTTCTAACAATAGAGGACATAAGGAACCACTCATGGATGACAGCTGATGCAGCATATGAGTGCTATGTTAGTTATGCTAAAAGTGTTGGGTTTGGAGTCCGTAAGGGAGATGCTGCTCGTGGCAAAGATGGGAATTATACAAGGCGACGGTTCTTTTGCAACAAGGCAGGATACAGAGAGGAGAAATACTACAACAATTCGAATAGGAAGAGGGAGCACAAGGCAGAGACTCGAACTGGTTGTGAGGCAAAGCTGTCCATTTACCTTGATGAAAGTTCTTCAGTTTGGAGGGTTAGGAAACTAGTCGAGGAGCATAATCATGAGTTAATACCACAATGCCTTGTCCACCTAATTCCAAATCATCGTCGTTTGACCGATGCAAACAAAGCTCAGACTGACACAATGATCATGCATGGACTCCCTACTTCTCAAATTATGGGATATCTAGTTGGACAAGCAGGTGGGTATCATAGAGTTGGCTTTTCAAAGAAAGATTTGGATAATTATATAGAAAGAAGTAGACGGGCAAGGATTATTGGTGGCGATTCAAATGCTACCATAGGATACTTGAGTGGCAAGGCTGATCTAGACCCGATGGCGATGGCACGCTATAGTTCTACCCCTGAAGATAGATTGGGCAACTTATTTTGGGCAGATGGAATGTCCAAGGCTGATTACCAGTTGTTTGGCGACGTCCTAGCATTTGATACCACGTACCGAAAGAACAAGTATAAAAAGCCACTGGTGATATTTTCTGGTAGTAATCACCATAGGCAAACTTGCATTTTTGGTTTCGCTGTGTTAGAGGATGAATCAGGACCGACTTACACATGGTTGTTGAAGAACTTTCTGGATGTTATGCTGGGTAAATCTCCTACTGTTGTGGTAACGGATGGAGATGAAGGCATGAAAGAGGGTATTGCAAATGCATTCCCTAATGCAACCCATAGATTATGCGGTTGGCACCTTCAAAAAAATGCAACGTCTAACATCAAAGATCCAACATTTTGTGCAGAATTTAAAAAGTGCATGTATGGCAAGTGGCATCCCGATGAGTTCGAGCTCCGTTGGGCTAAGATGGTAGATACTTTTGGTCTGCAAAATAATGAATGGGTTAACATTCAATATGCTAGGAAGAAAAACTGGGCTAGCTCTTACTTGATGGACAAATTTTGTGCTGAGTTTAGGACTACCTCACGATGTGAGGGCATCAACAATTATGTGAAAACTTTCATTAACTCTTGTCATTGTCTGTTGGACTTGGTGACTAATATTGAAGGGAGGATTTGGGATTAG
- the LOC112733842 gene encoding uncharacterized protein, with translation MQSTSGGSGSGFESETLIRSCTERLSRRDFTGAREFAHRINKSDPDISLRVNQILAVADVLTAAQPRPGSCHPDWPAILQLRPADASNRDLARRQFKSLVRLLDQNANKLPFADDALMRVREAWLVLSNIHRNGADDKGPSHDRVGDAPRESVATTFWTMCPYCWYLHEYERKYEGCAFRCETCRRAFHGVAVKPPSPERMVNGKEQYYCYNVSLPLRYPMGDERRRFDTDDGIRDWCESGVLERNGMKGFQGNGKRRMRIKTTAMRVKMKSFDPTNNSGLDAEEEVL, from the coding sequence ATGCAATCAACCTCAGGCGGATCTGGATCCGGGTTCGAATCCGAAACCCTTATCCGCTCTTGCACGGAGCGCCTCTCACGCCGCGACTTTACCGGCGCCCGCGAGTTCGCCCACCGGATCAATAAGTCTGACCCGGACATCTCCCTCCGGGTCAACCAGATCCTCGCTGTCGCCGACGTCCTCACCGCCGCCCAGCCCCGCCCCGGGAGCTGCCACCCTGACTGGCCCGCCATTCTCCAGCTCCGCCCCGCCGACGCCTCCAACCGTGACCTCGCGCGTCGGCAGTTCAAGTCACTCGTCCGCCTCCTTGACCAGAACGCCAACAAGCTCCCCTTCGCTGACGACGCGCTGATGCGCGTGCGCGAAGCCTGGCTCGTCCTCTCCAACATACACCGCAACGGCGCCGACGATAAAGGTCCGTCGCATGATCGTGTTGGCGACGCGCCAAGGGAGAGCGTGGCGACTACGTTCTGGACCATGTGCCCTTACTGCTGGTATCTGCATGAGTACGAGAGGAAGTATGAGGGTTGCGCCTTCCGGTGTGAGACTTGCCGGCGGGCGTTTCACGGTGTGGCTGTGAAGCCGCCGTCGCCGGAGAGGATGGTGAACGGGAAAGAGCAGTACTACTGTTACAATGTGAGCTTGCCGTTGAGGTACCCAATGGGGGACGAACGGCGCCGTTTTGACACTGATGATGGAATTAGGGATTGGTGTGAAAGTGGGGTTCTTGAGAGGAATGGAATGAAAGGATTTCAGGGAAATGGGAAGAGAAGAATGAGAATAAAAACTACGGCAATGAGGGTAAAAATGAAGTCTTTTGATCCCACAAATAACTCTGGTTTGGATGCAGAGGAAGAGGTGTTGTAG
- the LOC112733843 gene encoding uncharacterized protein isoform X1 — protein sequence MRVAITIPTYHQHCYHCHRIYTSFFSAAAAASRRRRNTTMASTSKSGEFTTIQEKVTFDKEIKKSKFIAIAGPISDEKSAMSFLSQVRDPRATHNCWAYKVGEQYRSNDDGEPSGTAGKPIQSAIDSSGIDRVMVVVIRYFGGIKLGTGGLVRAYGGVASECLRNAPRCLVKTKVPMGVEVPFDLLGVLYHQLQSFQVEGIKQDYDTGKDGTTMVTFKVDFDQAEKLEEAVKANCSRELKFFKR from the exons ATGCGTGTGGCAATCACTATACCGACTTATCACCAACACTGCTACCACTGCCACCGCATCTACACTTCATTCTtctccgccgccgccgccgcgaGCAGGAGGAGGAGGAATACAACCATGGCCAGCACCAGCAAATCAGGGGAATTCACCACAATCCAAGAAAAGGTCACCTTCGATAAAGAGATTAAGAAGAGCAAGTTCATCGCCATCGCTGGCCCCATCTCCGATGAGAAATCTGCCATGTCTTTCCTCTCTCAG GTTCGGGATCCGCGTGCTACCCATAATTGCTGGGCTTATAAG GTTGGGGAACAGTATCGGTCCAATGATGATGGCGAACCTTCAGGTACAGCTGGGAAACCAATACAATCTGCAATTGATTCTTCAGGAATAGATAGAGTAATGGTGGTTGTGATCAG ATACTTTGGAGGTATCAAATTAGGCACAGGTGGATTGGTTAGGGCTTATGGAGGAGTTGCATCAGAATGCTTGCGAAATGCTCCAAGATGCCTTGTGAAAACAAAG GTCCCGATGGGAGTAGAGGTCCCCTTTGACCTTCTGGGAGTTCTATACCATCAG CTGCAATCTTTTCAAGTTGAAGGTATCAAGCAGGATTATGATACTGGTAAGGATGGCACAACTATGGTTACTTTTAAAGTTGATTTTGACCAAGCTGAAAAATTGGAGGAAGCAGTGAAAGCCAATTGTAGCCGAGAGTTGAAGTTTTTTAAGCGATGA
- the LOC112733843 gene encoding uncharacterized protein isoform X2 gives MRVAITIPTYHQHCYHCHRIYTSFFSAAAAASRRRRNTTMASTSKSGEFTTIQEKVTFDKEIKKSKFIAIAGPISDEKSAMSFLSQVGEQYRSNDDGEPSGTAGKPIQSAIDSSGIDRVMVVVIRYFGGIKLGTGGLVRAYGGVASECLRNAPRCLVKTKVPMGVEVPFDLLGVLYHQLQSFQVEGIKQDYDTGKDGTTMVTFKVDFDQAEKLEEAVKANCSRELKFFKR, from the exons ATGCGTGTGGCAATCACTATACCGACTTATCACCAACACTGCTACCACTGCCACCGCATCTACACTTCATTCTtctccgccgccgccgccgcgaGCAGGAGGAGGAGGAATACAACCATGGCCAGCACCAGCAAATCAGGGGAATTCACCACAATCCAAGAAAAGGTCACCTTCGATAAAGAGATTAAGAAGAGCAAGTTCATCGCCATCGCTGGCCCCATCTCCGATGAGAAATCTGCCATGTCTTTCCTCTCTCAG GTTGGGGAACAGTATCGGTCCAATGATGATGGCGAACCTTCAGGTACAGCTGGGAAACCAATACAATCTGCAATTGATTCTTCAGGAATAGATAGAGTAATGGTGGTTGTGATCAG ATACTTTGGAGGTATCAAATTAGGCACAGGTGGATTGGTTAGGGCTTATGGAGGAGTTGCATCAGAATGCTTGCGAAATGCTCCAAGATGCCTTGTGAAAACAAAG GTCCCGATGGGAGTAGAGGTCCCCTTTGACCTTCTGGGAGTTCTATACCATCAG CTGCAATCTTTTCAAGTTGAAGGTATCAAGCAGGATTATGATACTGGTAAGGATGGCACAACTATGGTTACTTTTAAAGTTGATTTTGACCAAGCTGAAAAATTGGAGGAAGCAGTGAAAGCCAATTGTAGCCGAGAGTTGAAGTTTTTTAAGCGATGA